The following coding sequences lie in one Babylonia areolata isolate BAREFJ2019XMU chromosome 7, ASM4173473v1, whole genome shotgun sequence genomic window:
- the LOC143284302 gene encoding alpha-glucosidase-like, with amino-acid sequence MTANDPPDTNPDPEKQSRCQRLCQSRLCLPSVFLAMAIGVAVMVPVVLLSHSVRDRFPPDQPWWQKGVVYQVYPRSFQDSDSDGVGDLRGITSRLDHLNYLNVKAVWISPFYPSPMRDFGYDVSNYTDVDPLFGTLDDFDHLLKKAHEKGLKIIIDFVAGHTSSDHEWFQNSVNRTPPYEDYYIWANGTRLLNGTRQPPSNWMSAFGHSAWQWSDARQQYYYHAFLPEQPTLNYRNPRVVQDMKNVLRFWLDRGVDGIRVDAVTRIMVYEDYYQDQAYSGTPGTEWWEPSHYVQNLTDDRPEIREIVKGWREVLDSYDDSDNDNDNYKFMVVELYANPEASRKYYDYGADIPFNFDLIFSLDNKLHVLNANYCDAVCIRDVIQAEYDAVPKGKWANFVLSNHDNHRAASRMGQQYVDALNLLLLTLRGTPTTYYGDEIGMEDIFVSYNDTQDPAGINYGPDRYQEVSRDPERSPMQWDSTLNAGFSNHTPTWLPLNPDYPTRNVQDQRNSTNVTNIQVYRELSTLRDEPAFRYGFFEFADVTPSILSYLRSAVGYPKFLVAINFGNTTVSHDFSGPPVNVGQGKVRLVTSEAANEGHFAKGKTVALTSVSLAPGCGIVLELQ; translated from the exons atgacggcCAACGACCCCCCAGACACGAACCCAGACCCCGAGAAGCAGAGCCGGTGCCAGAGGCTCTGCCAGAGCCGCCTGTGTCTGCCCTCCGTCTTCCTGGCCATGGCGATCGGCGTGGCGGTGATGGTGCCGGTGGTGCTGCTGAGTCACTCGGTCAGGGACCGCTTCCCGCCGGACCAGCCCTGGTGGCAGAAGGGCGTCGTCTACCAGGTGTACCCCAGGTCCTTCCAGGACTCCGACTCTGACGGCGTGGGCGACCTGAGGG ggATAACCTCCAGGTTGGATCACCTCAACTACCTGAACGTGAAAGCGGTGTGGATCAGTCCGTTTTACCCTTCGCCCATGCGCGACTTCGGTTATGACGTCAGTAATTACACTGACGTAGACCCGCTCTTTGGAACGCTCGACGACTTCGATCATTTGCTGAAAAAGGCTCacgagaaag gTCTGAAGATAATCATAGACTTCGTGGCTGGCCACACCAGTTCAGATCACGAGTGGTTTCAGAACAGTGTGAACAGAACGCCGCCCTATGAAGACTACTACATCTGGGCCAATGGCACCAGACTGCTCAATGGTACTCGCCAGCCGCCTAGTAACTgg ATGTCAGCGTTCGGCCACAGTGCCTGGCAGTGGAGCGATGCCAGACAGCAGTACTATTACCACGCCTTCCTGCCTGAACAACCCACCCTCAACTACAGGAATCCCAGAGTGGTACAGGACATgaag AATGTCCTCCGCTTCTGGCTGGATCGTGGGGTGGATGGAATACGGGTGGATGCCGTCACCCGTATCATGGTCTATGAAGACTATTACCAGGACCAAGCGTACAGCGGCACCCCGGGTACAGAGTGG TGGGAGCCCTCGCACTACGTTCAGAACCTGACTGACGACAGACCTGAGATCAGGGAGATTGTCAAGGGCTGGAGAGAGGTGCTGGATTCCTACGACGACTCtgataatgacaacgacaacTACAA ATTTATGGTCGTGGAGCTGTACGCGAACCCAGAAGCAAGCAGGAAGTATTACGACTACGGAGCAGACATACCGTTCAACTTCGACCTCATCTTCTCCCTCGACAACAAGCTTCACGTGCTCAACGCCAACTACTGTGATGCCGTCTGTATCCGTGACGTCATCCAGGCCGAGTATGACGCGGTGCCGAAAGGGAAATGGGCCAACTTtgtg CTGTCCAACCACGACAACCACCGAGCGGCCTCTCGCATGGGTCAGCAGTACGTGGACGCCCTGAACTTGTTGCTGCTGACGCTGCGTGGAACCCCGACCACCTACTACGGCGATGAGATCGGCATGGAGGATATCTTTGTGTCCTACAACGACACGCAGGATCCTGCAGGCATCAACTATGGGCCT GACCGATACCAGGAAGTGTCCAGGGACCCAGAACGAAGCCCCATGCAATGGGACAGCACTCTCAATGCCGGATTctccaaccacacccccacctggCTACCCCTCAACCCGGATTACCCCACCCGGAATGTGCAG gatCAGAGAAATTCCACAAACGTTACCAACATCCAGGTATACCGAGAGTTATCCACCTTGAGAGACGAACCCGCTTTTCGATACGGGTTCTTTGAGTTTGCTGACGTCACTCCCAGCATCCTCTCCTACCTTCGCTCTGCGGTGGGCTACCCAAAGTTTCTGGTGGCCATCAACTTTGGAAACACCACCGTTTCGCACGATTTCTCCGGCCCCCCAGTTAACGTGGGTCAAGGAAAGGTCAGATTGGTCACTTCTGAGGCAGCTAATGAAGGTCATTTTGCCAAGGGTAAGACAGTGGCCTTGACTTCTGTGTCGCTAGCACCAGGGTGTGGGATAGTGCTGGAGCTCCAGTGA